In the genome of Paenibacillus sp. FSL R5-0766, one region contains:
- a CDS encoding AraC family transcriptional regulator, producing MNPIWHESSRASNLYFISGGHKPANAHQWGPGVRDVYALHYVIRGQGTLETGGHVFRLVTGESFIIFPQKEIYYYPDPQDPWEYVWVEFSGEDAGRMLGLTQLSEVQPVVTVSPETLQPFFHLAWNAGASSYELLRADARLRLLLSYYMEHYPKEPQVDAKDYVWLARKYIEQNYWKPTLTVTEIVKAVNLERSYLFRLFKAATGKSVLEYITSCRIGRACELLKTSDLPIQSVAYSVGYNDPLYFSKVFKKATSHTPTSFMMLHRTKA from the coding sequence TTGAATCCGATTTGGCATGAGAGCAGTAGAGCCAGTAATTTGTATTTTATCAGCGGTGGTCACAAACCAGCCAACGCTCACCAATGGGGGCCAGGCGTACGTGACGTTTATGCGCTGCACTATGTTATCCGCGGCCAAGGGACGCTGGAGACGGGCGGCCACGTTTTTCGGCTCGTTACGGGGGAAAGCTTTATCATATTTCCGCAAAAGGAAATTTACTATTATCCAGACCCGCAAGATCCATGGGAGTACGTCTGGGTGGAGTTTAGCGGTGAGGATGCCGGGCGGATGCTGGGGCTGACACAGCTCTCAGAGGTACAACCCGTGGTGACGGTGTCGCCGGAGACACTGCAGCCCTTTTTCCACCTTGCCTGGAACGCGGGTGCATCATCCTATGAATTACTACGGGCGGATGCGCGTTTGCGTCTGTTGCTCTCCTACTATATGGAACATTATCCGAAAGAGCCGCAGGTAGACGCCAAGGATTATGTTTGGCTGGCGAGAAAGTACATCGAGCAGAACTACTGGAAGCCGACATTAACCGTCACCGAGATTGTAAAGGCAGTTAATCTGGAGCGCAGTTATTTGTTTCGTCTGTTTAAGGCAGCAACCGGCAAGTCTGTTTTGGAGTATATTACATCCTGCCGAATCGGACGCGCCTGTGAACTGCTGAAGACGTCGGATCTACCGATTCAATCGGTAGCCTATTCTGTCGGCTACAATGACCCGTTATATTTTTCCAAAGTATTCAAGAAAGCAACTTCACACACGCCAACATCGTTCATGATGCTGCACCGGACAAAGGCATAA
- a CDS encoding glycoside hydrolase family 27 protein, whose product MSNNQVLGFAPALGWNSWNTFTWDINEQLIRDVADVFVSEGYLAAGYEYIVIDDCWSLKERDASGNLVADPEKFPSGMRALSDYIHSKGLKFGMYSCVGTHTCAGYPGSFEHEFQDATLFAEWGVDYLKYDYCFKPRHISGELLYKRMSLALKNCGRDILFSACNWGADDVYDWIRESGAHMYRSTGDIRDNWDSVKELALSQLGKQSYTGSFCHNDMDMLIVGMYGGSNNDYIGSIGGCNDIEYKTHFSLWSIMGSPLMIGCDVRKANQITKDILLNPDLIAINQDVEARGAYRIKPEPQWFHTDDVFMLVKVLTDGDLAIGFFNLSDSQRELSLQFWDMGLPYAAGYALSLYDCWEHQELGVFRERFAPVVAAHDCLVVRAKLVK is encoded by the coding sequence ATGAGCAACAATCAAGTGTTAGGCTTTGCCCCTGCCCTGGGCTGGAATTCGTGGAATACCTTTACGTGGGATATTAACGAACAATTAATTCGGGATGTCGCTGATGTGTTTGTATCGGAAGGTTATCTGGCCGCTGGTTACGAGTATATTGTCATTGATGATTGCTGGAGCCTGAAGGAACGTGATGCGAGCGGTAATCTGGTGGCTGACCCGGAGAAATTCCCGAGTGGAATGAGAGCGCTTTCCGATTATATCCATAGCAAAGGACTAAAGTTCGGAATGTATTCATGCGTGGGTACACATACATGTGCCGGGTATCCAGGCAGCTTCGAGCATGAATTCCAGGATGCTACCCTTTTTGCCGAATGGGGCGTTGATTATTTGAAGTATGATTACTGCTTCAAGCCGCGCCATATCTCAGGAGAGCTGCTGTACAAACGGATGAGCCTTGCGCTCAAAAACTGCGGACGCGATATCCTGTTCTCCGCCTGCAACTGGGGAGCCGACGACGTATACGATTGGATTCGGGAATCGGGCGCTCATATGTACCGCTCCACCGGCGATATCCGCGACAATTGGGATTCAGTGAAGGAACTTGCCCTGTCCCAACTGGGAAAACAAAGCTACACCGGCTCCTTCTGCCATAACGACATGGATATGCTGATTGTAGGTATGTACGGTGGAAGCAACAATGATTATATTGGCAGCATCGGCGGATGCAACGACATCGAATATAAAACCCACTTCTCTCTCTGGTCCATCATGGGTTCACCGCTAATGATTGGATGTGACGTGCGTAAGGCTAACCAGATTACAAAGGATATTCTCCTGAATCCTGACCTGATCGCTATCAATCAGGATGTAGAAGCGCGCGGAGCTTACCGCATTAAACCAGAACCGCAATGGTTTCACACAGACGATGTATTTATGCTGGTGAAGGTACTCACAGATGGAGATCTAGCTATTGGTTTCTTCAACCTGAGTGACAGCCAGCGGGAATTGTCTTTGCAATTTTGGGATATGGGTCTGCCTTACGCTGCCGGTTATGCCCTGTCCCTGTATGACTGCTGGGAACATCAAGAGCTTGGCGTGTTCCGTGAACGCTTCGCTCCCGTTGTCGCAGCACATGATTGTTTAGTTGTGCGTGCCAAACTGGTGAAATAG
- a CDS encoding DNA alkylation repair protein, whose translation MNLDEVMQELEALGKERTKKIYISNGAHEPLFGVATGAMKPMAKRIKKDQPLAEQLYATGNYDAMYFAGVIADPQAMTEADFDRWIDAAYFYMISDFIVAVTLAETDIAQEVSDKWIASGDELKMSAGWSCYCWLLGSRKDAEFSENKLMEMLEQVKKTIHESPERTKYSMNNFLYTVATSYQPLHDQAVETAKAVGPVEVNKDMPKSKLLNASENIQKAVEKGRTGFKRKYVRC comes from the coding sequence ATGAATCTAGATGAAGTGATGCAGGAGCTAGAAGCGCTGGGCAAAGAACGAACGAAAAAAATCTATATCTCCAATGGTGCGCATGAACCGTTATTTGGCGTGGCAACCGGGGCGATGAAACCAATGGCGAAGCGGATCAAAAAGGATCAACCTTTGGCAGAGCAACTATATGCAACGGGAAATTATGATGCGATGTACTTTGCTGGCGTGATAGCCGATCCTCAAGCGATGACGGAAGCCGATTTTGACCGTTGGATTGACGCTGCTTATTTTTACATGATCTCTGACTTCATCGTTGCCGTCACGTTGGCAGAGACGGATATTGCTCAAGAAGTTTCGGATAAGTGGATCGCCAGCGGAGATGAATTGAAAATGTCAGCAGGATGGAGCTGTTACTGTTGGTTGCTCGGCAGTCGAAAGGATGCTGAATTTTCGGAGAATAAACTGATGGAGATGCTAGAACAGGTCAAAAAGACGATTCACGAATCTCCGGAACGAACGAAATATTCGATGAACAACTTCCTGTATACCGTTGCAACATCCTATCAACCGTTGCACGATCAGGCAGTGGAAACGGCCAAGGCCGTCGGCCCTGTCGAAGTGAACAAGGACATGCCCAAGAGCAAGCTGCTGAATGCCTCTGAGAATATCCAAAAGGCAGTGGAAAAAGGGCGGACGGGGTTCAAACGTAAATATGTAAGATGCTGA
- a CDS encoding TetR/AcrR family transcriptional regulator, with protein sequence MPYPKGHKIKVRGKIVESAARAFRTNGIQEVSVPFIMKGAGLTHGGFYSHFDNKEQLVAEACEYAISDTITLLQNVADQEEQNSKINKVIDYYLSPYHRDQTEMSCIFPALSSEISRSSEEVRQVFTHELERMIAFISNLAEIDVSRGRALFSTMVGSLVLARSVSDPELSDSFLSAGRQQAKEMVKRNDM encoded by the coding sequence ATGCCCTATCCCAAAGGACATAAGATAAAAGTACGAGGTAAGATTGTTGAGAGTGCGGCTCGAGCTTTTCGCACCAATGGTATCCAGGAGGTGAGTGTACCGTTTATTATGAAGGGAGCTGGATTAACTCACGGAGGGTTCTATTCACACTTTGACAACAAGGAACAATTGGTTGCCGAAGCCTGTGAATATGCCATTAGTGATACCATTACACTTCTACAGAACGTGGCTGATCAGGAAGAGCAGAATTCCAAAATTAATAAAGTAATCGATTATTATTTGAGTCCGTATCACCGCGACCAAACGGAAATGAGCTGTATTTTCCCCGCCCTTTCCAGCGAAATATCCCGTTCGTCCGAAGAGGTTCGGCAGGTATTTACCCATGAATTGGAGCGGATGATCGCTTTTATCTCCAATCTGGCTGAGATCGATGTGTCCAGAGGTCGTGCACTGTTCAGTACAATGGTTGGCTCGCTTGTACTTGCACGCTCTGTTAGTGATCCTGAGCTTAGCGACAGCTTTCTCTCGGCGGGCAGGCAGCAAGCCAAAGAAATGGTTAAAAGGAACGATATGTAG
- the lpdA gene encoding dihydrolipoyl dehydrogenase, translating into MSKLESVDTLVIGSGPGGYVAALRSSQLGMKTAIVERKQLGGVCTHVGCIPSKALIAESHRYDLFRQFNQVDAAATFKTAQDFKQGVVNKQAGGVHYLLKTAGVNILEGEASLVDEHTAMIQQTGKEQNISFKNLILATGSRPIELPAFPVGGRILSSTEALSLQEVPSSLIVIGGGYIGVELGQMYAKFGTKVTILEGGAQVLPGFEAELAAPVVKQLKADGIQIVTGAIAEKVEHKANSITLHYSKNQEQHQVTAEYILVTIGRKPNTDGQLGLERIGLPVTNKGLVETDEQCRTVIPHIYAIGDITAGPALAHKASYEAKVAAEAIAGLTSKVDYKVIPLVVFSEPELSSVGVSETEAKAQAVPVIIGKSSFGINGRALALRETEGFVKIVADPTSGIVIGAQIVGVEASTLISELALAVEMGATVEDLAMTIHPHPTLGEVIMEAAENAVTKMMMKSKSAQQI; encoded by the coding sequence ATGAGCAAGCTTGAATCTGTGGATACGTTAGTTATTGGATCAGGTCCAGGTGGATATGTGGCGGCGCTTCGTTCTTCGCAGTTGGGGATGAAAACGGCAATTGTTGAACGTAAACAGCTCGGCGGGGTCTGTACACATGTGGGTTGCATACCATCCAAAGCCTTAATTGCGGAATCGCATCGCTATGATTTGTTCAGACAGTTCAATCAAGTTGACGCGGCAGCGACATTTAAGACTGCTCAAGATTTTAAACAGGGAGTTGTGAATAAACAGGCAGGTGGCGTCCACTATTTGTTAAAGACTGCGGGTGTGAACATTCTGGAAGGAGAGGCCAGTCTGGTGGATGAGCACACAGCCATGATCCAGCAAACTGGAAAGGAGCAAAACATTTCTTTTAAAAATCTCATACTGGCAACGGGGTCTCGTCCAATTGAGCTGCCAGCATTTCCAGTTGGAGGCCGCATCTTATCTTCCACTGAAGCATTATCTCTACAGGAGGTTCCGAGTAGTCTGATCGTGATCGGCGGAGGTTATATTGGGGTGGAGCTTGGACAGATGTATGCCAAATTCGGAACCAAGGTAACGATTCTGGAGGGAGGCGCACAAGTATTGCCTGGATTCGAGGCGGAACTTGCAGCCCCTGTAGTCAAACAATTAAAGGCGGACGGCATCCAGATCGTAACCGGAGCGATTGCCGAAAAGGTGGAGCACAAGGCGAATTCCATTACACTTCATTATTCAAAAAATCAGGAGCAGCATCAGGTTACAGCGGAATATATATTGGTCACAATCGGCAGGAAACCCAATACAGACGGCCAGTTAGGACTGGAACGCATAGGCTTGCCCGTAACAAACAAAGGACTGGTTGAGACGGATGAACAGTGCAGAACGGTTATCCCACACATTTATGCCATTGGAGATATTACGGCCGGTCCGGCGCTCGCTCACAAGGCCTCCTATGAAGCCAAAGTAGCTGCAGAGGCCATTGCGGGTCTTACCTCCAAAGTGGATTACAAGGTGATTCCGCTTGTTGTCTTTTCGGAACCGGAGCTATCCAGTGTTGGGGTAAGTGAGACGGAAGCCAAAGCACAGGCCGTTCCGGTGATTATTGGAAAATCTTCTTTTGGAATCAACGGAAGAGCATTGGCGTTAAGGGAAACCGAAGGTTTTGTGAAAATAGTGGCTGACCCGACTTCAGGAATTGTCATTGGCGCGCAAATCGTCGGCGTGGAGGCATCCACACTGATATCGGAGCTTGCACTTGCGGTCGAGATGGGGGCAACCGTGGAAGATCTGGCCATGACGATTCATCCTCATCCGACTTTGGGAGAAGTGATCATGGAGGCAGCCGAGAACGCAGTCACCAAAATGATGATGAAAAGTAAAAGTGCACAGCAAATTTAA
- a CDS encoding HlyD family efflux transporter periplasmic adaptor subunit, whose product MKIKAGLYIGIAMVLIVGGSLLAVKGKDAVSQAESRKQGILEAEQTTLFYQNSPGAIAEAGASAGDSVREGEVLFKVKSAGEGDKEVLAPYDGLVDRVNVEKGDQVQAGVPLAVVQKNTYYTDLYIQESEIQQLEVNQSIDVHFPYLDQPMQVKGTVNSISSAPLFATLRMSREKGQADLSMFLVRISMDSNTDLLPGMTAEVKLDEITD is encoded by the coding sequence ATGAAGATAAAAGCGGGTTTGTATATTGGAATTGCGATGGTGCTCATTGTTGGAGGTTCACTTTTGGCTGTTAAAGGGAAGGATGCTGTAAGTCAGGCCGAGAGCCGGAAACAAGGCATACTTGAGGCAGAGCAAACGACATTGTTTTATCAGAATAGTCCTGGGGCGATTGCAGAGGCGGGCGCGTCTGCAGGTGACTCCGTGAGAGAGGGAGAGGTGCTTTTTAAAGTGAAATCAGCCGGGGAGGGAGATAAGGAGGTACTCGCACCGTATGACGGATTGGTTGACCGAGTTAATGTAGAGAAGGGGGATCAAGTTCAAGCAGGAGTCCCGCTGGCAGTTGTACAAAAGAATACGTATTACACCGACCTTTACATACAGGAAAGTGAAATTCAACAGCTTGAAGTGAATCAAAGTATTGATGTTCATTTTCCGTATTTGGATCAGCCAATGCAGGTGAAAGGAACTGTTAATTCTATCTCATCTGCTCCTCTGTTCGCAACCTTGCGCATGTCACGGGAAAAAGGGCAAGCGGATTTAAGTATGTTTCTGGTCCGAATATCGATGGATTCGAATACCGATTTGCTTCCGGGGATGACGGCAGAGGTGAAACTTGATGAAATCACTGATTGA
- a CDS encoding ABC transporter permease, producing the protein MKSLIDEWKYVAGSKYIQLIFIGPMIAALFFGLMFSQNQLNKSTVVVIDEDHSEYSRQLISKINASQYMSVKSVYASRMSPETLLANEQAVAVIMLPNQLGLRQQQGKSTNIGILMDNTMPSGLTGIRTAIQEIIQTENMTLSMTRLVQKGMDAETAKGIVSPLSLQQRLLSNPTSSYIGFMVLGFVNIVVLMITTSAAGSIVPRLRQEGKLFTNGRSPFQLWVRSVPYTVLSSLSLLLSYGLLKQVGGMRFEAEPHHFIIPLVVYAFALSLMGMLIGYTAKDMSKVSLRTSFVLYPSFLATGIQLTPLVFPEPFQMFAWALPMNWLNRLIRGMAFRDGALTAYSQELGALLIIIGGVSLFMGLLFLRETRKVSSSRAPLLNTDILPSSN; encoded by the coding sequence ATGAAATCACTGATTGACGAATGGAAGTACGTCGCGGGCAGTAAGTATATACAGCTAATTTTTATTGGGCCAATGATTGCAGCCTTATTTTTCGGATTAATGTTCTCGCAGAATCAACTTAATAAATCAACAGTTGTGGTCATTGATGAGGATCATAGCGAATATTCACGGCAATTGATCTCCAAAATAAATGCGTCACAATACATGAGCGTCAAAAGCGTATATGCGAGCCGAATGAGTCCTGAAACATTGCTTGCCAACGAGCAGGCTGTAGCGGTCATTATGCTTCCCAATCAGTTGGGATTGCGTCAACAACAAGGGAAATCGACGAATATCGGCATCTTGATGGATAACACGATGCCCTCGGGGTTAACCGGTATTCGCACTGCGATTCAGGAGATCATCCAGACGGAAAATATGACCCTTTCCATGACACGTCTGGTCCAAAAAGGGATGGATGCCGAGACAGCTAAAGGAATCGTGTCACCGTTATCCCTTCAGCAGCGGCTGCTGTCTAATCCAACCTCCAGTTATATCGGTTTTATGGTGCTTGGGTTTGTAAATATCGTAGTATTGATGATTACAACAAGCGCAGCGGGCTCAATTGTACCCCGGCTTCGTCAGGAAGGGAAACTGTTTACAAACGGAAGGTCACCTTTCCAGCTATGGGTTCGGAGTGTACCTTACACTGTGTTGAGTTCGCTTTCGCTACTTCTATCCTATGGATTATTAAAGCAGGTGGGGGGAATGCGGTTTGAAGCAGAGCCTCATCATTTTATCATTCCGTTGGTTGTTTATGCTTTTGCCTTGTCACTCATGGGTATGCTGATTGGATACACTGCCAAAGACATGTCGAAAGTAAGCCTACGAACCAGCTTTGTATTGTATCCCTCCTTTCTGGCTACGGGAATTCAATTAACGCCACTGGTGTTCCCAGAACCGTTCCAAATGTTCGCATGGGCATTACCCATGAACTGGCTTAACCGTCTGATTCGTGGAATGGCGTTTAGGGACGGGGCGCTGACAGCCTACAGTCAGGAGTTGGGGGCATTGCTGATTATTATTGGCGGAGTGTCCTTGTTCATGGGATTACTGTTTCTGCGGGAAACAAGGAAAGTTTCTTCCAGCAGAGCACCCCTGTTGAATACGGATATATTACCGAGCAGTAATTAA